Proteins encoded by one window of Culicoides brevitarsis isolate CSIRO-B50_1 chromosome 2, AGI_CSIRO_Cbre_v1, whole genome shotgun sequence:
- the LOC134831737 gene encoding collagen alpha-4(IV) chain-like — protein sequence MRIKQGLILLLVICIVVAEVSAAKQKGGKNGKGGKNEKKVKGGKHEGGKQEKNQKNEKYNAKNEEKVEAEAPVEEEEPAMEENKENIKAEKASKKGEKMAKEGKMKNEKKAKKNKEEPAAGNCDCPPGPPGPQGPPGPPGEVIYQPICPETLNAQDSLLGSCGGAASAGGCSCGKDCPCKQGMENKYSADANAAIEPSQIFMTKAAGVIAIHSQNTIIPQCPIGQNKLWEGYSLMKLETNGQASNFDLGSSGSCVKSFMPSISATCDIEGQCKIGQRNDRSYWLLANGTIGSEPMTQEIAQNIISRCVVCDVPSAVVAVHSQSTEIPKCPAGWDDMWIGYSYLDSSLGEQNLANAGSCLKEFHNPLFIECNPSKNSCNLLESHKSSWMIAEQAPADPVEAVVKETVEKIEAVIKQETGAEPHTESAIEISRCAVCVKVAV from the exons atgagAATTAAACAagg tctTATTTTACTTTTGGTAATTTGTATTGTCGTAGCTGAGGTTTCAGCTGCCAAACAAAAAGGAGGTAAGAATGGAAAAGGCGGCAAAAACGAAAAGAAAGTAAAAGGAGGAAAGCATGAAGGcggtaaacaagaaaaaaatcaaaaaaatgaaaaatacaacgccaaaaacgaagaaaaagtcGAAGCTGAAGCTCCTGTCGAAGAAGAAGAGCCCGCAATGGAGGAAAATAAGGAAAACATAAAAGCTGAGAAAGCTTCAAAGAAGGgcgaaaaaatggcaaaagagggaaaaatgaaaaacgagaagaaagcaaagaaaaataaggaaGAACCTGCTGCTGGAAACTGTGATTGCCCGCCAGGACCTCCAGGACCCCAAG GACCTCCCGGACCTCCAGGAGAAGTTATCTATCAACCCATCTGTCCCGAAACCCTCAATGCTCAAGATTCCCTTCTTGGATCATGCGGCGGAGCTGCTTCAGCTGGAGGATGTTCATGCGGAAAGGATTGTCCATGCAAACAaggaatggaaaataaatactcAGCTGATGCCAATGCCGCCATCGAGCCATCTCAAATCTTCATGACCAAAGCAGCGGGAGTTATTGCCATCCACAGTCAAAATACGATCATCCCGCAATGTCCCATCGGTCAAAACAAGCTTTGGGAAGGTTATTCCTTGATGAAACTCGAAACGAACGGACAAGCTTCGAACTTTGACTTGGGATCATCTGGTTCTTGTGTAAAGAGTTTCATGCCAAGCATCTCAGCTACATGCGACATTGAAGGTCAATGCAAGATTGGACAACGAAACGACCGCTCCTACTGGCTTTTGGCAAACGGAACAATCGGAAGTGAACCAATGACCCAAgaaattgctcaaaatatCATTTCTCGGTGTGTTGTTTGCGATGTTCCATCCGCAGTTGTTGCTGTTCACAGTCAATCGACAGAAATTCCCAAATGTCCCGCTGGATGGGATGATATGTGGATCGGATATTCCTATTTg gactCGTCCCTTGGCGAACAAAATCTCGCCAACGCTGGATCTTGCCTCAAGGAATTCCACAATCCATTATTTATCGAATGCAATCCCTCCAAAAACTCCTGCAACTTGCTTGAAAGTCACAAATCCTCGTGGATGATCGCCGAACAGGCACCCGCAGACCCCGTCGAGGCAGTTGTCAAAGAAACCGTCGAGAAAATCGAAGCTGTCATCAAGCAGGAAACTGGCGCCGAGCCACACACCGAATCCGCCATCGAAATTTCGAGATGCGCCGTTTGCGTTAAAGTTGccgtttaa
- the LOC134830747 gene encoding CKLF-like MARVEL transmembrane domain-containing protein 4 translates to MANQTAPGLTNVTTTQTATRTVVSPQIRFDKLYIKTIPGILKATVIVLNLLGFICIECSKYSHHSRGEFFNFVAMCGFWFSGLMLIFYIFHVVEKFFRIPWLKIELGFYAVWTLMYLIASCLAVTFYPTAYVVAGFFGFLAMVIYGYETFLKWQLVQSGAIAQGSRTVEQVTTVQSVPTVATITTY, encoded by the exons atggcAAATCAAACTGCTCCTGGATTAACAAATG tcacgaCGACACAAACCGCTACCCGAACAGTTGTTTCGCCGCAAATTCGGTTCGACAAGTTGTACATCAAAACGATCCCCGGTATCCTGAAAGCCACTGTCATCGTGCTAAACTTGCTCGGATTCATCTGCATCGAGTGCTCAAAGTACAGTCACCATTCGCGcggtgaatttttcaattttgtcgcCATGTGCGGGTTCTGGTTCAGCGGTTTGATGctcattttttacatttttcacgtcgttgagaaatttttccggATTCCATGGCTCAAAATCGAACTCGGGTTTTATGCGGTGTGGACTTTGATGTATTTGATCGCGTCGTGTCTCGCTGTGACCTTTTATCCAACTGCCTATGTGGTTGCCGGCTTCTTCGGATTTCTGGCAATGGTGATTTATGGCTATGAGACCTTCTTGAAGTGGCAATTGGTGCAATCGGGAGCCATTGCGCAGGGAAGTCGAACTGTTGAACAAGTGACGACAGTGCAAAGTGTCCCAACGGTAGCAACTATAACAACGTATTAA
- the LOC134830259 gene encoding mitochondrial basic amino acids transporter, with product MALDFVAGCIGGCAGVLVGHPFDTVKVHLQTQDPRNPRYRGTFDCLRTIVAKESLRGLYKGIGSPIAGVAFVNGIVFGVYGNVQKNYTNPDSLNAHFMAGCAAGVAQSVVCSPMELVKTRLQLQDNIKGIEKTKGPIDCMMHIWKNKGTRGIFKGLGITAARDLPGFSSYFVAYELMVQEKHASSAHILMAGGLAGVFSWLVSFPIDVIKTRMQVDGFNATTQYKSYWDCLQKSYKSEGWRLFTRGLGSTLIRAFPMNAVCFLVVTWIMKLNVNMNTAVEVEARHHVPNHKEELKMTAGRPSKILRLKRDDDLDYISRIKSNTIRGLTLMGAFHEDSIHNAEIVEMAHHWDTGSFYDTENVLDFGKILAEKKDHDRKFEDAIVLLSD from the exons ATGGCGCTGGATTTCGTCGCAGGATGCATAGGAG gttGCGCTGGCGTGCTCGTTGGTCATCCATTTGACACTGTTAAAGTCCATTTACAGACACAAGATCCCCGTAATCCGAGATACCGCGGGACTTTTGATTGTTTGAGGACAATTGTTGCAAAAGAATCGTTACGTGGCTTGTATAAAGGCATTGGGTCGCCGATTGCTGGCGTTGCGTTCGTTAATGGGATCGTTTTTGGCGTTTACGGGAACGTACAAAAGAATTACACAAACCCGGATTCACTAAATGCGCATTTTATGGCGGGATGTGCGGCAGGCGTTGCACAAAGTGTGGTCTGTTCGCCAATGGAACTCGTAAAAACGCGGTTACAGTTGCAGGACAACATCAAAGGCATTGAAAAGACAAAAGGACCGATTGATTGTATGATGCACATTTGGAAAAATAAGGGAACGAGAGGGATTTTCAAGGGTTTAGGCATTACAGCAGCGAGAGATTTGCCCG gattttCGAGTTATTTTGTCGCTTACGAGCTCATGGTGCAAGAGAAACACGCCTCATCAGCCCATATTTTGATGGCTGGAGGTCTCGCGGGAGTTTTTTCATGGCTCGTGTCCTTCCCCATTGACGTTATCAAGACACGCATGCAAGTTGATGGCTTTAATGCGACAACGCAGTACAAAAGTTATTGGGATTGCTtgcaaaaaagttacaaatctGAGGGATGGCGACTTTTTACGCGCGGTTTAGGCTCAACACTCATTCGGGCCTTCCCCATGAACGCTGTTTGCTTCCTCGTTGTCACCTGGATCATGAAATTGAACGTTAATATGAACACTGCGGTTGAAGTTGAAGCTCGTCATCATGTGCCGAACCACAAAGAAGAGTTAAAAATGACTGCAGGACGCCCTTCGAAGATTTTGCGACTGAAACGCGACGACGATCTCGATTACATCAGTCGGATCAAGTCAAATACGATAAGAGGCTTGACGCTAATGGGCGCTTTTCACGAAGATTCCATTCATAATGCGGAAATTGTGGAGATGGCACATCATTGGGACACGGGAAGCTTCTATGACACCGAAAACGTTTTGGATTTCGGTAAAATCCTCGCAGAGAAAAAAGACCACGacagaaaatttgaagatgcCATTGTGCTACTTAGTGATTAg
- the LOC134829866 gene encoding serine/threonine-protein phosphatase PP2A 65 kDa regulatory subunit has protein sequence MAASTDRAADDSLYPIAVLIDELKNEDIQLRLNSIKKLSTIALALGEERTRTELIPFLTESIYDEDEVLLALAEQLGNFTSLVGGPEFAMYLIAPLESLANIEETVVRDKAVESLRTVASQHSAADLELHVVPMLARLVHGDWFTSRTSACGLFSVCYPRVSAEVKADLRSNFRQLCQDDTPMVRRAAAGKLGEFAKVVEVEYLKSDLIPMFVQLAQDDQDSVRLLAVEACVSIAQLLQQDDVEHLVMPTLRQCASDSSWRVRYMVAEKFTDLQKAVGPEITKTDLVPAFQFLLKDTEAEVRTSAATKVKEFCANLDKASQEQIIMTHILPCVKELVSDPNQHVKSALASVIMGLSPILGRQNTIEHLLPLFLIQLKDEWPEVRLNIISTLDCINDVIGIQQLSQSLLPAIVELAEDSKWRVRLAIIEYMPLLAGQLGQEFFNQKLRDLCFNWLNDHVYAIREAATLNMKKIVQTFGTTWAETNIIPQILVMYKNNNYLHRMTCLFCINALADVCGGDQIKRLFLPTIKVLSTDPVANVRFNVAKTLQKLSPFLDQATIDGEIKPILEKLNTDTDVDVKHFANEAMAGIAAA, from the exons ATGGCAGCAAGCACCGATCGGGCAGCCGATGACTCGCTTTATCCCATCGCCGTGCTCATTGACGAGCTGAAAAACGAGGATATCCag CTCCGTCTGAACTCGATCAAGAAATTGTCGACGATCGCCTTGGCCTTGGGCGAGGAACGAACTCGCACAGAGCTCATCCCCTTTTTGACGGAAAGCATCTACGATGAGGACGAAGTTTTACTCGCTTTGGCTGAACAATTGGGCAATTTTACGa gttTGGTTGGTGGTCCAGAATTCGCCATGTACTTAATTGCTCCGCTCGAATCGTTAGCAAACATCGAGGAAACTGTCGTTCGTGACAAAGCTGTCGAATCCTTACGCACCGTTGCATCCCAACACAGTGCCGCCGACTTGGAATTGCACGTTGTTCCCATGTTGGCACGTCTCGTGCATGGCGATTGGTTCACTTCACGCACATCCGCATGCGGGCTCTTCTCCGTTTGCTATCCACGCGTCTCTGCCGAAGTCAAAGCTGATCTCCGAAGCAACTTCCGTCAGTTGTGTCAAGATGACACCCCCATGGTACGTCGTGCTGCCGCCGGAAAACTCGGCGAATTCGCAAAAGTGGTCGAAgtcgaatatttaaaatcggATTTAATCCCGATGTTCGTTCAACTCGCCCAAGACGATCAGGATTCCGTTCGTTTGTTGGCTGTCGAAGCGTGTGTCAGCATTGCGCAGTTGTTGCAACAAGACGACGTCGAGCATTTGGTGATGCCAACGTTGCGTCAATGTGCGAGCGACTCCTCGTGGCGCGTTCGTTACATGGTTGCCGAAAAATTCACCGATTTGCAAAAGGCTGTCGGTCCCGAGATCACAAAGACGGATTTGGTGCCCGCTTTCCAATTTTTGCTGAAAGACACGGAAGCCGAAGTTCGCACATCTGCCGCGACAAAAGTCAAGGAGTTCTGCGCCAACTTGGATAAGGCGAGTCAAGAACAAATTATCATGACGCACATTTTGCCATGTGTCAAGGAGCTGGTTTCGGATCCGAATCAACACGTAAAATCCGCATTGGCTTCTGTCATCATGGGTTTGAGTCCCATTTTGGGTCGTCAGAACACGATCGAGCACTTGCTCCCACTTTTCCTTATCCAACTGAAGGATGAATGGCCCGAAGTTCGTCTCAACATCATTTCCACGCTCGATTGCATCAACGATGTCATTGGAATTCAACAATTGTCGCAATCTTTGTTGCCCGCCATTGTCGAGCTCGCCGAAGATTCCAAGTGGCGCGTGCGTTTAGCCATTATCGAGTACATGCCGTTGCTCGCCGGCCAATTGGGACAGgagtttttcaatcaaaagttGCGCGATCTCTGTTTCAACTGGCTCAACGATCACGTATACGCGATCCGCGAAGCCGCTACCCTCAACATGAAGAAAATCGTTCAAACGTTCGGCACGACATGGGCCGAAACGAATATCATCCCACAAATTTTGGTCAtgtacaaaaacaacaactactTGCATCGCATGACCTGCTTGTTCTGCATCAATGCGTTGGCTGACGTTTGCGGCGGAGACCAGATTAAGCGTTTGTTCTTGCCCACCATCAAAGTTTTGAGCACAGATCCGGTGGCAAATGTGAGATTTAACGTTGCGAAGACCTTGCAAAAGTTGTCGCCTTTCTTGGACCAAGCAACAATCGATGGCGAAATTAAGCCCATTCTCGAGAAGCTGAACACAGACACGGATGTCGATGTCAAGCATTTCGCTAATGAAGCCATGGCAGGCATTGCTG CTGCTTAA
- the LOC134829274 gene encoding phospholipase A1 isoform X3 — MKKKIGIFCGVVVLIIGVWVGRRPTRATLDTVRLLFFYGTKFEEHLDYSLDEFDKIPEHVKFDPSKPTCLYFHGFVEKMTDEHIYVIADAYQTRNDHNLIMVNWQEMADGSYLLDAVPNMKKIGKTIGQKIVEMTLNKGFPLHKLHVVGHSLGGQLTGYVGRTVIQHSDGKLKVPRISALDPAFPGFYPAIAATHLSYKDAEFVDIIHTDAWLYGTPTSTGSIDFWPNAGKTLQPGCPRRNYKLLSDIDLCSHRRSWFFWAESVKNKEPTFHSVKCDSWKQFKEGVYDEKVGVVQMGLNCRMDVPRGDYFLQTNGETPFSRGESGYKYEKLK; from the exons atgaagaaaaagattggaattttttgtggAGTTGTTGTACTGATaatag GAGTCTGGGTTGGAAGACGACCAACCAGAGCTACACTCGATACCGTCCGTCTTCTTTTCTTCTATGG cacAAAATTCGAGGAACATCTCGACTACAGTTTAGATGAATTCGACAAAATTCCGGAACACGTAAAATTCGATCCGTCCAAACCGACATGTCTCTACTTCCATGGCTTCGTGGAAAAAATGACTGACGAACACATCTACGTGATAGCAGATGCCTATCAAACGCGCAACGATCACAATCTCATCATGGTAAATTGGCAGGAAATGGCCGATGGCTCGTACTTACTCGATGCCGTGCCAAACATGAAGAAAATTGGCAAAACGATCGGGCAAAAAATCGTCGAAATGACGCTAAACAAGGGCTTTCCGCTGCACAAATTGCACGTGGTCGGACATTCGTTGGGCGGACAACTGACGGGATATGTGGGTCGCACTGTGATACAACATTCCGACGGAAAATTGAAGGTGCCTCGCATAAGTGCTCTCGATCCCGCATTTCCGGGCTTCTATCCTGCCATCGCTGCGACACATTTGAGCTACAAAGACGCCGAATTTGTAGATATTATTCACACAGATGCATGGCTTTATGGAACGCCAACGAGCACGGGATCTATCGATTTCTGGCCAAATGCGGGAAAAACATTGCAACCGGGATGCCCACGACGGAATTACAAACTTTTATCAGATATTG ATTTGTGCAGTCACAGGAGATCGTGGTTCTTCTGGGCAGAATCGGTGAAAAACAAGGAGCCGACATTCCATTCCGTCAAATGTGATTCCTGGAAGCAATTCAAGGAGGGAGTTTATGACGAGAAAGTTGGCGTTGTCCAAATGGGACTTAACTGTCGAATGGA cgttCCTCGCGGTGACTATTTCCTGCAAACGAATGGAGAAACGCCATTCTCTCGCGGCGAATCCGggtataaatatgaaaaacttaaatag
- the LOC134829274 gene encoding phospholipase A1 isoform X1 — MKKKIGIFCGVVVLIIGVWVGRRPTRATLDTVRLLFFYGTKFEEHLDYSLDEFDKIPEHVKFDPSKPTCLYFHGFVEKMTDEHIYVIADAYQTRNDHNLIMVNWQEMADGSYLLDAVPNMKKIGKTIGQKIVEMTLNKGFPLHKLHVVGHSLGGQLTGYVGRTVIQHSDGKLKVPRISALDPAFPGFYPAIAATHLSYKDAEFVDIIHTDAWLYGTPTSTGSIDFWPNAGKTLQPGCPRRNYKLLSDIDKVMLKLLYKSLNRTFETDLCSHRRSWFFWAESVKNKEPTFHSVKCDSWKQFKEGVYDEKVGVVQMGLNCRMDVPRGDYFLQTNGETPFSRGESGYKYEKLK, encoded by the exons atgaagaaaaagattggaattttttgtggAGTTGTTGTACTGATaatag GAGTCTGGGTTGGAAGACGACCAACCAGAGCTACACTCGATACCGTCCGTCTTCTTTTCTTCTATGG cacAAAATTCGAGGAACATCTCGACTACAGTTTAGATGAATTCGACAAAATTCCGGAACACGTAAAATTCGATCCGTCCAAACCGACATGTCTCTACTTCCATGGCTTCGTGGAAAAAATGACTGACGAACACATCTACGTGATAGCAGATGCCTATCAAACGCGCAACGATCACAATCTCATCATGGTAAATTGGCAGGAAATGGCCGATGGCTCGTACTTACTCGATGCCGTGCCAAACATGAAGAAAATTGGCAAAACGATCGGGCAAAAAATCGTCGAAATGACGCTAAACAAGGGCTTTCCGCTGCACAAATTGCACGTGGTCGGACATTCGTTGGGCGGACAACTGACGGGATATGTGGGTCGCACTGTGATACAACATTCCGACGGAAAATTGAAGGTGCCTCGCATAAGTGCTCTCGATCCCGCATTTCCGGGCTTCTATCCTGCCATCGCTGCGACACATTTGAGCTACAAAGACGCCGAATTTGTAGATATTATTCACACAGATGCATGGCTTTATGGAACGCCAACGAGCACGGGATCTATCGATTTCTGGCCAAATGCGGGAAAAACATTGCAACCGGGATGCCCACGACGGAATTACAAACTTTTATCAGATATTG aCAAAGTTATGCTTAAGCTCTTATACAAGTCATTGAACCGTACTTTTGAAACAGATTTGTGCAGTCACAGGAGATCGTGGTTCTTCTGGGCAGAATCGGTGAAAAACAAGGAGCCGACATTCCATTCCGTCAAATGTGATTCCTGGAAGCAATTCAAGGAGGGAGTTTATGACGAGAAAGTTGGCGTTGTCCAAATGGGACTTAACTGTCGAATGGA cgttCCTCGCGGTGACTATTTCCTGCAAACGAATGGAGAAACGCCATTCTCTCGCGGCGAATCCGggtataaatatgaaaaacttaaatag
- the LOC134829274 gene encoding phospholipase A1 isoform X2 — translation MKAACNPRVWVGRRPTRATLDTVRLLFFYGTKFEEHLDYSLDEFDKIPEHVKFDPSKPTCLYFHGFVEKMTDEHIYVIADAYQTRNDHNLIMVNWQEMADGSYLLDAVPNMKKIGKTIGQKIVEMTLNKGFPLHKLHVVGHSLGGQLTGYVGRTVIQHSDGKLKVPRISALDPAFPGFYPAIAATHLSYKDAEFVDIIHTDAWLYGTPTSTGSIDFWPNAGKTLQPGCPRRNYKLLSDIDKVMLKLLYKSLNRTFETDLCSHRRSWFFWAESVKNKEPTFHSVKCDSWKQFKEGVYDEKVGVVQMGLNCRMDVPRGDYFLQTNGETPFSRGESGYKYEKLK, via the exons ATGAAAGCTGCCTGTAATCCAA GAGTCTGGGTTGGAAGACGACCAACCAGAGCTACACTCGATACCGTCCGTCTTCTTTTCTTCTATGG cacAAAATTCGAGGAACATCTCGACTACAGTTTAGATGAATTCGACAAAATTCCGGAACACGTAAAATTCGATCCGTCCAAACCGACATGTCTCTACTTCCATGGCTTCGTGGAAAAAATGACTGACGAACACATCTACGTGATAGCAGATGCCTATCAAACGCGCAACGATCACAATCTCATCATGGTAAATTGGCAGGAAATGGCCGATGGCTCGTACTTACTCGATGCCGTGCCAAACATGAAGAAAATTGGCAAAACGATCGGGCAAAAAATCGTCGAAATGACGCTAAACAAGGGCTTTCCGCTGCACAAATTGCACGTGGTCGGACATTCGTTGGGCGGACAACTGACGGGATATGTGGGTCGCACTGTGATACAACATTCCGACGGAAAATTGAAGGTGCCTCGCATAAGTGCTCTCGATCCCGCATTTCCGGGCTTCTATCCTGCCATCGCTGCGACACATTTGAGCTACAAAGACGCCGAATTTGTAGATATTATTCACACAGATGCATGGCTTTATGGAACGCCAACGAGCACGGGATCTATCGATTTCTGGCCAAATGCGGGAAAAACATTGCAACCGGGATGCCCACGACGGAATTACAAACTTTTATCAGATATTG aCAAAGTTATGCTTAAGCTCTTATACAAGTCATTGAACCGTACTTTTGAAACAGATTTGTGCAGTCACAGGAGATCGTGGTTCTTCTGGGCAGAATCGGTGAAAAACAAGGAGCCGACATTCCATTCCGTCAAATGTGATTCCTGGAAGCAATTCAAGGAGGGAGTTTATGACGAGAAAGTTGGCGTTGTCCAAATGGGACTTAACTGTCGAATGGA cgttCCTCGCGGTGACTATTTCCTGCAAACGAATGGAGAAACGCCATTCTCTCGCGGCGAATCCGggtataaatatgaaaaacttaaatag
- the LOC134831844 gene encoding uncharacterized protein LOC134831844: MSANNNERVIYKGTKEHELHSDGGAIHGYSNETTVLPTTWDGTFQKAPEQPLPELKPGERWVKKGTKDHELLSNSSNFYGHCSEPTKLPVQWDGTFAPSGETYTKPSRNASQADNFHERKSHTTVLPTQWDGTFAKGDEVYNKPLRNQSNPNKYF; the protein is encoded by the coding sequence atgtcAGCTAACAACAACGAACGTGTCATCTACAAGGGCACCAAGGAGCACGAACTTCATTCCGATGGCGGTGCAATCCACGGATATTCTAATGAAACAACTGTCTTGCCAACAACTTGGGACGGAACTTTCCAAAAAGCGCCCGAACAACCCTTGCCCGAGCTGAAACCCGGTGAACGTTGGGTcaaaaaaggcacaaaagATCACGAATTACTCTCAAACTCGTCCAACTTTTACGGACATTGCAGCGAACCAACGAAACTTCCCGTTCAATGGGACGGCACGTTTGCACCGAGTGGCGAAACTTACACGAAACCCTCTCGCAACGCTTCGCAAGCGGATAATTTCCACGAACGCAAGAGCCATACGACAGTTTTGCCAACGCAATGGGACGGAACCTTCGCGAAGGGTGACGAAGTTTACAACAAACCATTGAGAAATCAATCCAATCCGAACAAATACTTCTGA